One window from the genome of Lawsonibacter asaccharolyticus encodes:
- a CDS encoding RNA polymerase sigma-70 factor ECF subfamily has product MTDQELVELFWQRREEALTGLQDKYGGWCRSIAGRILGEERDVEECLGDCWLQLWNAIPPARPQHFRGYLGVVVRNRALLLRRRRGRQGDTVSLAALELAECLPSREGPEEQAEAAELGRAISAFLGELGEGPRTAFLRRYWYADTVEETAGHLGWSLSRTKSVLFRTRKKLKAYLEQEGML; this is encoded by the coding sequence ATGACGGATCAGGAATTGGTAGAGCTGTTCTGGCAGCGGCGGGAGGAGGCCCTGACCGGGCTCCAGGACAAGTACGGGGGCTGGTGCCGCTCCATCGCCGGCCGCATCCTGGGGGAAGAGCGGGACGTGGAGGAGTGTCTGGGGGACTGCTGGCTCCAGCTGTGGAACGCCATCCCGCCCGCCCGGCCCCAGCACTTCCGGGGCTATCTGGGGGTGGTGGTGCGCAACCGGGCCCTGCTCCTCCGCCGGCGGCGGGGACGGCAGGGGGACACGGTCTCTCTGGCCGCTCTGGAGCTGGCTGAGTGCCTCCCCAGCCGGGAGGGGCCCGAGGAGCAGGCCGAGGCGGCGGAGCTGGGGCGGGCCATCTCCGCCTTCCTGGGAGAGCTGGGGGAGGGGCCGCGTACCGCCTTCCTGCGGCGGTACTGGTACGCAGACACCGTGGAGGAGACCGCCGGGCACCTGGGCTGGTCGCTGTCCAGGACCAAGAGCGTCCTGTTTCGGACGCGGAAGAAGCTGAAAGCTTATTTGGAACAGGAGGGAATGTTGTGA
- a CDS encoding type III pantothenate kinase, with amino-acid sequence MLIAIDIGNTNIVIGGIQGDAIQFEARIATDRIKTSDQYGVEIKNILALFGVKPCDVDDCIISSVVPPVFNSVYTGLVKMTGKHPLVVGPGIKTGLNIQMDVPSQVGSDRIVIAVAALAEYEPPLILMDLGTATTIEVVDRGSTYLGGCIIPGVRTSLDALTSRAAQLPGIRLDRPGRVIGKNTVDCMRSGIMYGTAAMLDGMLDRVEEELGSRATVVATGGMAQFIVPLCRREIKLEKDLLLKGLNIIYQKNAAKRGGR; translated from the coding sequence ATGCTGATCGCCATTGATATCGGCAATACCAATATCGTTATCGGAGGCATCCAGGGCGACGCCATCCAGTTCGAGGCCAGGATCGCCACCGACCGCATCAAGACCTCCGACCAGTACGGGGTGGAGATCAAGAACATCCTGGCCCTGTTCGGGGTGAAGCCCTGCGATGTGGACGACTGCATCATCTCCTCGGTGGTGCCGCCGGTCTTCAACTCGGTCTACACCGGACTGGTGAAGATGACGGGAAAGCACCCCCTGGTGGTGGGGCCGGGCATCAAGACCGGCCTGAACATCCAGATGGACGTCCCCTCCCAGGTGGGCAGCGACCGCATCGTCATCGCCGTGGCCGCGCTGGCGGAGTATGAGCCCCCCCTGATCCTGATGGATCTGGGGACGGCCACGACCATCGAGGTGGTGGACCGGGGCAGCACCTACCTGGGGGGCTGCATCATCCCGGGGGTGCGCACCTCCCTGGATGCCCTCACCTCCCGGGCGGCCCAGCTGCCCGGCATCCGCTTGGACCGGCCGGGCCGGGTGATCGGCAAGAACACGGTGGACTGCATGCGCAGCGGCATCATGTACGGCACCGCCGCCATGCTGGACGGCATGCTGGACCGGGTGGAGGAGGAGCTGGGCAGCCGGGCCACGGTGGTGGCCACGGGGGGGATGGCCCAGTTCATCGTGCCCCTGTGCCGCCGGGAGATCAAGCTGGAGAAGGACCTGCTGCTCAAGGGCCTGAACATCATTTACCAGAAGAACGCCGCCAAGCGGGGAGGGCGCTGA
- a CDS encoding phosphopantothenoylcysteine: MLSGKTILLGVTGGIAAYKAAALASALVKLHASVEVVMTRNATQFITPLTFEQLTGNRTMVDTFDRNFSHQVEHIALADRTDLVIVAPATANVCAKLAHGLADDMLTTTVLACPCPKLIAPAMNTKMYENPVTQDNLDLLRRYGWEVIAPASGRLACGAVGPGKMPEPDTLVQHILRVLALPHDLAGRRVLVTAGPTQESLDPVRYLTNHSTGKMGYAIARMAMLRGAEVTLISGPTALEPPPFVTVVPIISAEDMFQAVSRTCQQADFIFKAAAVADYTPAQYSGDKMKKKDGELSIPLSRTHDILSYLGEHRRPGQFICGFSMETRDMVENSRAKLEKKKVDMICANNLKVAGAGFGVDTNVLTLITADGAEELPLMSKEEAAGTILDRALAMAGC, from the coding sequence ATGCTCAGCGGAAAAACCATCCTTTTGGGCGTCACCGGCGGCATCGCCGCCTATAAGGCCGCGGCACTGGCTTCCGCGCTGGTGAAGCTCCACGCCTCAGTGGAGGTGGTGATGACCCGGAACGCCACCCAGTTCATCACCCCCCTCACTTTTGAACAGCTCACCGGGAACCGGACCATGGTGGACACCTTTGACCGCAACTTCTCCCATCAGGTGGAGCACATCGCCCTGGCCGACCGCACCGACCTGGTGATCGTCGCCCCCGCCACCGCCAATGTGTGCGCCAAGCTGGCCCACGGGCTGGCCGACGATATGCTCACCACCACAGTGCTGGCCTGTCCCTGCCCCAAGCTGATCGCTCCGGCCATGAACACCAAGATGTATGAGAACCCGGTGACCCAGGACAACCTGGATCTGCTGCGCCGCTATGGGTGGGAGGTCATCGCCCCCGCCTCGGGCCGGCTGGCCTGCGGCGCTGTGGGGCCCGGCAAGATGCCGGAGCCGGACACTCTGGTCCAGCACATCCTCCGCGTCCTGGCCCTCCCCCACGACCTGGCGGGCCGGCGGGTCCTGGTCACCGCCGGTCCCACCCAGGAGTCCCTGGACCCGGTGCGCTACCTCACCAACCACTCCACCGGAAAAATGGGTTACGCCATCGCCAGGATGGCCATGCTCCGGGGAGCGGAGGTCACCCTGATCTCTGGTCCCACCGCCCTGGAGCCCCCTCCCTTCGTCACAGTGGTCCCTATAATCTCTGCGGAGGACATGTTCCAGGCGGTGTCCCGCACCTGCCAGCAGGCCGACTTTATCTTTAAGGCCGCCGCCGTGGCGGACTACACCCCGGCCCAGTACAGCGGGGACAAGATGAAAAAGAAGGACGGGGAGCTGTCCATCCCTCTGTCCCGCACCCATGACATCCTCTCCTATCTGGGGGAGCACCGCCGCCCTGGCCAGTTCATCTGCGGCTTCTCCATGGAGACCCGGGACATGGTAGAGAACAGCCGGGCCAAGCTGGAGAAAAAAAAGGTGGACATGATCTGCGCCAACAACCTGAAGGTGGCAGGGGCCGGCTTCGGGGTGGATACCAACGTGCTCACCCTCATCACCGCGGACGGTGCGGAGGAACTGCCCCTCATGTCCAAGGAGGAGGCCGCCGGCACCATCCTGGACCGGGCCCTGGCCATGGCCGGCTGCTGA
- a CDS encoding ABC-type multidrug transport system ATPase — MPYILQTDRLTKIIGEKELVRDVDLHVRKGEIYGFLGPNGAGKTTVMKLVTNLWKPTGGRVLLFGEPLAPTSYGVLKRMGSIIEFPTFYPHMTGRENLQIHCDYMGYSRPKGVEEALEQLELDDAADRPVGSYSLGMKQRLGIARALLCRPELLILDEPTNGLDPAGIKQVRDLLKRMREEYEMTVMVSSHILGEMEAMADTVGIIHRGRMREEISLRELEGRGTSYLHLTVDDPGRASVLLSDVMHLGSFRVMKGGIIRIYDRQASPQEVAGVLARHHVAVEEIGRRSETLEEHFLKLTSEEGSTWES, encoded by the coding sequence ATGCCGTATATTCTGCAAACGGACCGCCTGACCAAGATCATTGGAGAAAAAGAGCTGGTCCGGGACGTGGACCTCCATGTAAGGAAGGGAGAGATCTACGGATTCCTGGGCCCTAACGGGGCGGGAAAGACCACAGTGATGAAGCTGGTGACCAACCTGTGGAAGCCCACCGGGGGCCGCGTGCTGCTGTTCGGAGAGCCCCTCGCGCCCACCTCCTACGGGGTGCTGAAGCGGATGGGCAGCATCATCGAATTTCCCACCTTCTATCCCCACATGACAGGCCGGGAGAATCTTCAGATCCACTGTGACTATATGGGATACAGCCGTCCCAAGGGCGTGGAAGAGGCGCTGGAGCAGCTGGAGCTGGACGACGCTGCCGACCGGCCGGTGGGGAGCTACTCCCTGGGTATGAAGCAGAGGCTGGGGATCGCCCGGGCCCTGCTGTGCAGGCCTGAGCTGCTGATCCTGGACGAGCCCACCAACGGCCTGGACCCGGCGGGCATCAAGCAGGTGCGGGATCTGCTGAAGCGGATGAGAGAAGAATATGAGATGACCGTGATGGTCTCCAGCCACATCCTCGGAGAGATGGAGGCCATGGCGGACACCGTGGGGATCATCCACCGGGGGAGGATGCGGGAGGAGATCTCTCTCCGTGAGCTGGAGGGAAGGGGCACCTCTTATCTCCATCTGACCGTGGACGACCCGGGGAGGGCCAGTGTCCTGCTCAGTGACGTGATGCACTTGGGCAGCTTCCGGGTCATGAAGGGCGGCATCATCCGGATCTATGACCGGCAGGCGTCCCCCCAGGAGGTGGCTGGCGTCCTGGCCCGGCACCATGTGGCGGTGGAGGAGATCGGAAGAAGATCGGAGACGCTGGAGGAGCACTTTTTGAAGCTGACATCGGAGGAGGGCAGCACATGGGAAAGCTGA
- a CDS encoding elongation factor Tu, with protein sequence MAKQKFERTKPHVNIGTIGHVDHGKTTLTAAITKYLALKGQAQYEDYSSIDKAPEERERGITINTAHVEYETDKRHYAHVDCPGHADYIKNMITGAAQMDGAILVIAATDGPMAQTKEHILLARQVGVPAIVVFLNKCDQVDDEELLELVEMEVRETLSGYEFPGDEIPIIKGSALNALTCEGGVDDPDFACIKELMDAVDDYIPTPDRKADQPFLMPVEDVFTISGRGTVATGRVERGQLKAGEEVEIVGLTDEKKKTVVTSMEMFRKTLDYVEAGDNVGCLLRGVAKTDIERGQVLSKPGSIHPHTKFTGQVYVLSKDEGGRHTPFFNNYRPQFYFRTTDVTGIITLPEGTEMCMPGDNVDMKVELITPIAIEKGLRFAIREGGRTVGSGVVIAIEE encoded by the coding sequence ATGGCTAAGCAGAAGTTCGAGCGCACCAAGCCCCATGTCAACATCGGCACCATCGGCCACGTTGACCACGGCAAGACCACCCTGACCGCCGCCATCACCAAGTATCTGGCTCTGAAGGGCCAGGCTCAGTATGAGGACTACTCCAGCATCGACAAGGCTCCCGAGGAGCGCGAGCGCGGCATCACCATCAACACCGCCCACGTGGAGTATGAGACCGACAAGCGTCACTATGCTCACGTTGACTGCCCGGGCCACGCCGACTATATCAAGAACATGATCACCGGCGCTGCTCAGATGGACGGTGCCATCCTGGTCATCGCCGCCACCGACGGCCCCATGGCTCAGACCAAGGAGCACATCCTGCTGGCCCGTCAGGTCGGCGTGCCCGCCATCGTGGTCTTCCTGAACAAGTGCGATCAGGTGGACGACGAGGAGCTGCTGGAGCTGGTGGAGATGGAGGTCCGTGAGACCCTGTCCGGCTATGAGTTCCCCGGCGACGAGATCCCCATCATCAAGGGCTCTGCTCTGAACGCTCTGACCTGTGAGGGCGGCGTGGACGATCCTGACTTCGCCTGCATCAAGGAGCTGATGGACGCTGTCGACGACTATATCCCCACCCCCGACCGTAAGGCCGACCAGCCCTTCCTGATGCCCGTCGAGGACGTGTTCACCATCTCCGGCCGCGGCACCGTCGCCACCGGCCGTGTGGAGCGCGGCCAGCTGAAGGCCGGCGAGGAGGTCGAGATCGTTGGTCTGACCGACGAGAAGAAGAAGACCGTCGTCACCTCTATGGAGATGTTCCGTAAGACGCTGGACTACGTCGAGGCCGGCGATAACGTGGGCTGCCTGCTGCGCGGCGTCGCCAAGACCGACATCGAGCGCGGCCAGGTTCTGTCCAAGCCCGGTTCCATCCATCCCCACACCAAGTTCACCGGTCAGGTGTACGTCCTGTCCAAGGACGAGGGCGGCCGTCATACCCCCTTCTTCAACAACTACCGTCCTCAGTTCTACTTCCGTACCACCGACGTGACCGGCATCATCACTCTGCCCGAGGGCACTGAGATGTGCATGCCCGGCGACAACGTGGACATGAAGGTGGAGCTGATTACCCCCATCGCCATCGAGAAGGGCCTGCGTTTCGCCATCCGTGAGGGCGGCCGCACCGTGGGTTCCGGCGTTGTCATTGCCATCGAGGAGTAA
- a CDS encoding elongation factor: MPRKVTLENTRNIGIMAHIDAGKTTTTERILYYTGVNYKIGETHDGTATMDWMAQEQERGITITSAATTCYWQGTKNQFPQTRLNIIDTPGHVDFTVEVERSLRVLDGSVTVMCAKGGVEPQSETVWRQADNYKVPRMIYVNKMDIMGADFYNVLNMIHERLKCNAVPVQLPIGKEDTFKGIIDLVEMDADIYYDEMGKDMRVEEIPADMMELAQEYRTKLVDACADIDDEIMELALEEKPIPQEKLRAALRKGTIENLVVPVTCGTSYRNKGVQKLLDAIVDFMPSPLDIPAIKGVNPDTEEEDERPADDNAPFSALAFKIATDPFVGRLSFIRVYSGVLNTGTTVLNSTKKQKERIGRILQMHANHREDIECVYSGDIAAVVGLKNSTTGDTLCDDKHPIILESMEFPEPVIRVAIEPKTKAGQEKMGLALVKLAEEDPTFKTYTDEETGQTIIAGMGELHLEIIVDRLLREFKVEANVGAPQVAYKETIKKQVEQDTKYARQSGGKGQYGHVKIRVEPNESGKGYEFVNAIVGGAIPKEYIPAVDAGIQGAMQAGVLAGYPVVDVKVTLYDGSFHEVDSSEMAFKIAGSMAFKEACRKANAVLLEPIMKVSVIVPEEYMGDVMGDLNSRRGQILGMEARPGAQQIDALVPLANMFGYATDLRSSTQGRGQYSMEPHSYVEIPKSIADKIIAERGRSEG; this comes from the coding sequence ATGCCTAGGAAAGTTACCTTAGAGAATACCAGAAACATCGGCATCATGGCCCACATCGACGCCGGCAAGACCACCACCACCGAGCGCATCCTGTACTACACCGGCGTCAACTATAAGATCGGTGAGACCCATGACGGCACCGCCACCATGGACTGGATGGCTCAGGAGCAGGAGCGCGGCATCACCATCACCTCTGCCGCCACCACCTGCTACTGGCAGGGGACTAAGAACCAGTTCCCCCAGACCCGTCTGAACATCATCGACACCCCGGGCCACGTGGACTTCACCGTGGAGGTGGAGCGCTCCCTGCGCGTGCTGGACGGCTCTGTTACCGTCATGTGCGCCAAGGGCGGCGTGGAGCCTCAGTCTGAGACTGTCTGGCGCCAGGCGGATAACTATAAAGTTCCCCGCATGATTTACGTCAATAAGATGGACATCATGGGCGCCGATTTCTACAACGTGCTCAACATGATCCACGAGCGCCTGAAGTGCAATGCGGTGCCTGTCCAGCTGCCTATCGGCAAGGAGGACACCTTCAAGGGCATCATCGACCTGGTGGAGATGGATGCCGACATCTACTATGATGAGATGGGCAAGGACATGCGGGTGGAGGAGATCCCCGCCGACATGATGGAGCTGGCCCAGGAGTACCGCACCAAGCTGGTGGACGCCTGTGCCGACATCGACGACGAGATCATGGAGCTGGCGCTGGAAGAGAAGCCCATCCCCCAGGAGAAGCTGCGTGCCGCTCTGCGCAAGGGGACCATCGAGAACCTGGTAGTCCCCGTGACCTGCGGCACCTCTTACCGCAACAAGGGCGTGCAGAAGCTGCTTGACGCCATCGTGGACTTTATGCCCTCCCCCCTGGACATCCCCGCCATCAAGGGCGTGAACCCCGACACCGAGGAGGAGGACGAGCGTCCCGCTGACGACAACGCCCCCTTCTCCGCTCTGGCCTTCAAGATCGCCACCGACCCCTTCGTGGGCCGTCTGTCCTTCATCCGTGTGTATTCCGGCGTGCTGAACACCGGCACCACGGTGCTCAACTCCACCAAGAAGCAGAAGGAGCGCATCGGCCGCATTCTCCAGATGCACGCCAATCACCGGGAGGACATCGAGTGCGTCTACTCCGGCGACATTGCCGCCGTGGTGGGCCTGAAGAACTCCACCACCGGCGACACCCTCTGCGACGACAAGCACCCCATCATCCTGGAGTCCATGGAGTTCCCCGAGCCCGTCATCCGCGTGGCCATTGAGCCCAAGACCAAGGCCGGCCAGGAGAAGATGGGCCTGGCGCTGGTGAAGCTGGCGGAGGAGGACCCCACCTTCAAGACCTACACCGACGAGGAGACCGGTCAGACCATCATCGCCGGCATGGGCGAGCTGCACCTGGAGATCATCGTGGACCGCCTGCTGCGCGAGTTCAAGGTGGAGGCCAACGTGGGTGCGCCTCAGGTCGCCTACAAGGAGACCATCAAGAAGCAGGTGGAGCAGGACACCAAGTACGCCCGTCAGTCCGGCGGTAAGGGCCAGTACGGTCATGTCAAGATCCGTGTGGAGCCCAACGAGTCCGGCAAGGGCTATGAGTTTGTCAACGCCATCGTGGGCGGCGCCATTCCCAAGGAGTATATCCCGGCGGTCGATGCCGGTATCCAGGGAGCCATGCAGGCCGGCGTGCTGGCCGGTTACCCCGTGGTGGACGTGAAGGTCACCCTGTACGACGGCTCCTTCCACGAGGTGGACTCCTCTGAGATGGCCTTTAAGATCGCCGGCTCCATGGCCTTCAAGGAGGCCTGCCGCAAGGCCAACGCCGTGCTGCTGGAGCCCATCATGAAGGTCTCCGTCATCGTCCCCGAGGAGTATATGGGCGACGTCATGGGCGACCTGAACAGCCGCCGCGGCCAGATCCTGGGCATGGAGGCCCGGCCCGGCGCCCAGCAGATCGACGCCCTGGTGCCTCTGGCCAACATGTTCGGCTACGCCACTGACCTGCGTTCTTCCACCCAGGGCCGCGGCCAGTACTCCATGGAGCCCCACAGCTATGTGGAGATCCCCAAGAGCATCGCGGACAAGATCATCGCCGAGCGCGGACGCAGCGAGGGCTGA
- a CDS encoding 30S ribosomal protein S7, protein MPRRGNVPKREVLPDPLYNSILVTKLTNSIMLDGKKGVAQKVVYGAFDIIKEKTDKDPMEVYTQALENIMPSLEVKARRVGGATYQVPIEVRPERRQTLGLRWLTTYARARSEKTMKERLAGEIMDAANSLGNAVKKREDTHKMAESNKAFAHYRW, encoded by the coding sequence GTGCCCAGAAGAGGAAATGTACCCAAGCGGGAGGTTCTGCCCGATCCGCTGTATAACTCCATCCTGGTTACCAAGCTTACCAACAGCATCATGCTGGATGGCAAGAAGGGTGTGGCCCAGAAGGTGGTCTACGGCGCCTTTGATATCATCAAGGAGAAGACCGATAAGGACCCCATGGAGGTCTATACCCAGGCTCTCGAGAACATCATGCCCTCCCTGGAGGTCAAGGCCCGCCGTGTGGGCGGCGCCACCTACCAGGTGCCTATCGAAGTGCGTCCCGAGCGCCGTCAGACCCTGGGGCTGCGGTGGCTGACCACCTATGCCCGGGCCCGCAGTGAGAAGACCATGAAGGAGCGCCTGGCCGGCGAGATCATGGACGCCGCCAACAGCCTCGGCAACGCCGTCAAGAAGCGCGAGGACACCCACAAGATGGCTGAGTCCAACAAGGCGTTCGCTCACTACCGCTGGTAA
- a CDS encoding 30S ribosomal protein S12, producing the protein MPTFNQLVRKGREQVTYKSTSPALQHGLNTLKSRQTDLHAPQKRGVCTAVRTSTPKKPNSALRKIARVKLTNGYEVTAYIPGVGHNLQEHSVVMIRGGRVKDLPGVRYHIIRGSLDTQGVNGRMQARSKYGAKRPKAGKK; encoded by the coding sequence ATGCCTACTTTTAATCAGCTGGTCCGGAAGGGCCGTGAGCAGGTGACCTACAAGTCCACTTCCCCCGCCCTCCAGCATGGCCTGAACACTCTGAAGAGCCGTCAGACCGACCTGCACGCTCCCCAGAAGAGAGGTGTCTGCACCGCGGTGCGTACTTCCACCCCCAAGAAGCCCAACTCCGCACTGCGTAAGATCGCCCGTGTGAAGCTGACCAACGGATACGAGGTCACTGCCTATATCCCCGGTGTCGGCCACAACCTGCAGGAGCACTCCGTGGTCATGATCCGCGGCGGCCGTGTCAAGGACCTGCCCGGTGTGCGTTACCACATCATCCGCGGCTCTCTGGATACCCAGGGCGTCAACGGCCGGATGCAGGCCCGTTCCAAGTACGGCGCCAAGCGGCCCAAGGCCGGCAAGAAGTAA
- a CDS encoding large subunit ribosomal protein L7A — protein sequence MLEELKAGSRVVGAKQTRRALKDGRAKRVYMAKDADPRLLQPLVQEAVRQRVPLIQVDTMRQLGEACGISVGAAIVAAV from the coding sequence ATGCTCGAAGAACTGAAAGCGGGTTCCAGGGTCGTGGGAGCCAAACAGACCCGGCGGGCCCTGAAGGACGGACGTGCGAAAAGGGTCTACATGGCCAAGGACGCCGACCCCAGGCTCCTCCAGCCGCTGGTGCAGGAGGCGGTGCGGCAGCGCGTCCCCCTCATCCAGGTGGACACCATGCGCCAGCTGGGAGAGGCCTGCGGCATCTCCGTGGGCGCCGCCATCGTGGCGGCGGTATGA
- a CDS encoding glycosyltransferase family 8, with product MDLLVTLDQNYLGPLRVLLGSLFLNDPGEEFHIYMIEEGLTGAQVEELSQLCRAHHSQLHPLEVPDGLFTDAPVVRYYSRAMYYRLLAAELLPRELDRVLYLDPDILVIRPVRPLYETQLGDSLLAAASHSGLTGMSDYVNKIRLSNYEAESYYNSGVLLMNLPQMREEMRPADIFAYAREYEERLILPDQDILNGLYGTRILGVDDSVWNYDARRYDRYWLGSHGEKDMDWVMDHTVFLHFCGKNKPWSRGYEGHFSALYKHYQRLLGEV from the coding sequence ATGGATCTGCTGGTGACATTGGATCAGAATTACCTGGGACCGCTGCGGGTGCTGCTCGGCTCCCTGTTTCTCAATGATCCAGGGGAGGAATTTCATATCTATATGATCGAAGAGGGGCTGACCGGGGCACAGGTGGAGGAGCTTTCCCAGCTGTGCCGGGCCCACCACAGCCAGCTGCACCCGCTGGAGGTCCCGGACGGCCTGTTCACGGACGCACCGGTGGTGCGGTACTACTCCCGGGCCATGTACTACCGCCTTCTGGCGGCAGAGCTGCTGCCCCGGGAACTGGACAGGGTGCTCTATCTGGACCCGGATATCCTGGTGATCCGGCCGGTGCGGCCCCTGTATGAGACACAACTGGGAGACAGCCTGCTGGCGGCGGCCAGCCACAGCGGGTTGACCGGGATGTCTGACTATGTAAACAAGATCAGGTTGTCCAACTATGAGGCGGAGAGCTACTACAACTCCGGTGTGCTGTTGATGAACCTTCCCCAGATGCGGGAGGAGATGCGCCCGGCAGATATTTTCGCCTACGCCAGGGAGTACGAGGAGCGGCTGATCCTGCCGGACCAGGACATCCTCAACGGCCTGTACGGCACCCGGATCCTGGGTGTGGACGACAGTGTGTGGAACTATGACGCCCGGCGATATGACCGCTACTGGCTGGGCAGCCACGGGGAGAAGGATATGGACTGGGTGATGGACCACACGGTGTTCCTCCACTTCTGCGGCAAGAACAAGCCCTGGTCCAGAGGGTATGAGGGACATTTTTCCGCCCTCTATAAGCACTACCAGCGCCTGCTGGGAGAGGTGTAA